gcaccgcaacgaagagtagcccccacttgccacaaccagagaaagcccgcacacagcaacgaagacccaatgcagccaaaaataaataaataaataaataaacaaataaataaacaaacaacaaaaaccccaccaTAAGTAGCATTTCTCAGTGTCAGGAGCAGACGGGTGTCGTGAGTGGACACATCAGTCGTCCACCCTGACTGTGGGGTCTGACACCTTGACCCTCTCATGTCTCATCCAGAATGTCTTAATCAGGTTTCAAAATTAACCAATATTGGGTCCCATCCATGTCCTGGCACGACTGAGCCCACAACCTGTCTGGAGTGGGGTTCAAACAACATGCTGCCggcgaggaagctgaggctcagagacagaaCTTCAGGGCTCAAGGTACACGGGGGAGGATGACGAGGAATACTTAAATCATCTTTGTCTGCAAAGTCAGAGCACTAACCCACTCTCTGTCCCATAAAAGTGAAGACAGGAGCATATAATAAGGAGACAATGCCCAAGGATCAAGGGCACCGAGGAGGAAGGGACGACTCAGAGGCTTGTTCCCAGGAAGGTGGGGTGGACGCTGTttcaagaaaaagggagaagtccCTGAAGGGGGCTGAGACAGAGAGCAAACCCACACTCTGGGGCCAGGGGAGCAGGCGTGTTTCCTTCCTTATTTGCCTGAACTTCTCCTCTGTGCTCACAGCCACGCTGACCTCCACGGAGCTGTAGGCAGATGTTACACGTGTGTCTCTGCTGATCTGAGCTCTGCGGTGCAGCAGGAACCTGCATCCTCCCTGAAGCATCGCCAGGGCCTGGGTGACACCCGTCCATGGTGAGGACCCCACAGGGACCCGCTGATGGACGGGTTGAGGACGAAGGACACCCAACGGGGAGGCTCTGAGAGGGAAGGACGTGCCCGGGTCACCCTCACCTGGAAGGGGTGTCTCAGGAAGACACCGGTTCTGTCATGGGAATGAGAGCCAGGCTCCTGGGGAGGGGCAGTTCCCCTTCCTGTGGGGCTGCTGACGTGACGCCCCGTGACGGGGAGGACCAGCCTCCCAGTGGACAcaccctgtgtgtctgtctgtcctgtGAGCACCGTGGTCTCCTCCATAGGCACCACCTGGACCACAGGGACGAGACGCCATGACCCCCAGCCTCACGGCCCTGCTCTGCCTTGGTGagatggaggagggggaagggaagcccTGGCCAGGGAGGGACCCCTGCCCACAGCCAGGCTGCTCCGTCAGGAGAGCCCAGGACTCAGGAGGCTCCCGGGGAGGAGAGGCGCTGCTCAGGGTTCAGGGCAAACCTCTCACAGGGGCCTCTCTTCCAGGGCTGAGTGTGGGCCTGAGGACCCCGGTGCAGCCAGGTGAGTCTGTCCCCAGGTGTCCCAGCTCCCTCCTGCTCATGGGGACAAGGGGCCACCCCCAGGCAATGGGGATGGGGAGCAGCAGTTCTGGGCTGAAGGCGGGGGGAGTCTGGGAGGTTGGGGGCTGAGAGCTGGGGACCTGGGGGTGAGGATGTCTTGTGACGCAGCCTCTGATGTCCTTCCAGGCACCCTCCCCAAACCCACCATCTGGGCTGAGCCAGGCTCTGTGATCCCCTGGGGGAGCCCCGTGACCATCTGGTGTCAGGGGACCCCGGGGGCCCAGGGGTTCCGTCTGAATAAACAGGGAAGCTCAGCTTTCTGGGACGCACAGAGTCCACTGGAGCCCGAGGATAAGGGCAAGTTCTCCATCCCACACATGACACACTCCGACGCAGGGAGGTATCACTGTTACTACTTCAGCCCCACTGCCTGGTCAGAGCACAGTGACCCCCTGGAGCTGGTGGTGACAGGTGAGAGGACACTCGGGGGTCCCGGCCTCAGGCTCTGCCCTCAGGAAGGGGGTCTGCTCTCAGGGGTGTGTCCCTCTCACAGcccagccctgggggaggggaggggggtgtgAGCCCCATTTCACaagctccctccttctctcctaggGGCCCACAGCAAACCCACCCTCTCAGCCCTGCCGAGCCCTGCGGTGACCTCGGGAGGGAACGTGACCCTCCAGTGTGGCTCATGGCAGGGACTGGACAGGTTCATTCTGACTAGGGAAGGAGAACCCAACTCCTCCTGGACCCTGGATACGCAGCGACGCCCCGATGGGCAGGCCCGGGCCCTGCTCCCCGTGGGTCCCGTGACCCCCAGCCACAGGTGGACGTTCAGATGCCACGGCTTTTACAGGAACACCCCCCAGGTGTGGTCGGCCCCCAGTGACCCGCTGGAGCTCCTGGTCCCAGGTGAGGAGGTCCCACCCTGGCCTCATGCACTTTTTGAGGCACGAGACAGATTATTAGGTGCTTTTCTCCCAGGATTGTCCCAGATgagagggtggggtgaggggggagTGGGGCGCACAGGACAGAGACACAGAGTGTGAGCAACAGTGAGGCCTGGGGACCAGGACGGGAGAAGGGGCTTCATGGGAGGAAGCAGCCCCTACAGCCAAGGCTGGTCGTCCCCCAGGTGTGTCTGGGAAGCCCTCCATCCTGACCCCGCAGGGCCCTGTCGTGGCCTCTGGACAGAGCCTGACCCTCCAGTGTCGCTCTGACGTCGGCTATGACAGATTCGCTCTGTCCCAGGAGGGGGGACAGGCCCTCCCCCAGCGCCCTGGCCGGCAGCCCCATGCTGGGCTCTCTCAGGCCGACTTCCCCCTGGGCCCGGTAACCAGCACCCACGGGGGCCGGTACAGATGCTACGGTGGACACAACCTCTCCTCCGAGTGGTCGGCCCCCAGTGACCCCCTGGACATCCTGGTGGCAGGTGAGGAGCCAGCGGGTCAGTCAGGGACCCAGACTCTGCACAGGCCCTGCCGGGGGAGCCCCAGGTGGTGATGCTGGGACCAGGCGTGAGGGGTccgcagggagggagggagagagacagagagagatgagggtgggcagggagagggagagactcacagaaaacagagacagacagagatgaGGGGCCTCAGGGAGGCCCTGCTGAGTCGCAGTTCAGAACCAGGGGGCGGGCAGCCCTCACCCCGCTTCCTCTCTCTAGGACGGTTCCCTGACACGCCCTCCCTCTCGGTGCAGCCGGGCCCCGTGGTGGCCTCAGGAGAGAACGTGACCCTGCTGTGTCAGTCAGGGAGCAAAAGGGAAACTTTCCTTCTGTCCAAGGAGGGGGCAGCCCAGCCCCCACTGCGTCTTAGATCAAAGTACCGAGGTCGGCATTTCCAGGCCGAATTCTCCCTGAGTCCTGTGACCTCAGCCCACAGTGGGACCTACAGGTGCTACAGCTCACTCAGCAGTAACCCCTACCTGCTGTCACACGCCAGTGCCCCCCTGGAGCTCGCGGTCTCAGGTGAGGCGCCCTGACCCTGTCCTTTCTGACTCAGACAGCTCAGGGCTGTGTCCCCTGAGCACTCTGGGCTGAGGTTGAACGAGGAAGGGTCACCCAGAGGGGGCTGTGCCCCTCAGAggccctcccatcccctcccacaCCTTCTCACCTCACCTGGGATCCTGGAGGTGACAGGTGGGCAGTGGGAGGGTCTTGGGGAGGACACAGGGCAGGTGAGGGGGAGAGTTTAGTGAGGTGGGGACTCCGGGGTCAGCCTCATCCTCACCCCCTTCTGGTCCTCATCCCCAGGACCCGCAGGGGGCCCCAGCCCCCTGGTACAGGCCCCAATTCAACAACTGGGGAGTCACTGAGGCCTCTTTGCTCAGGGGGAACACTGGCCACCCCAGGGCAGTTGGAGCCTCTTTCAGAGGATCTAATGTCCCTCAGCTCCTCGGGGACAGGTTTGTCTCCCAAAGGGACTAGAATCCAGCAAAGATGCAGGGGGACCCCAGGGATCCAGGGGCTCTGAGGCTGGGTGGATGAAGCGTGGGGGGAAGAGGAAGATgttgaggaagaggaagatgctGTGGGCGAGCTCTGGGGAGAAGCAGCCCCCGCCCCTCAGCCCCCATCCTGACCCCCAGGAGGCTCGAAGGATCAGCTCCCCACCATTGCAGTCAGGCCCGCAGTGGGGTGAGGGAGGGTCCTCGGGACGTGGTGGTGGGTccagggcgggcagggctgggtcaCACCTCAGTTACCAACTGAAGCGCCTGTTCAGGTGAAGGGCCCACACTCTGTACTGTGTGAGCTCAGTCAGCTCAGGGTCCTGTCCTCAGGAATGTCTGAGACAGTAAGATAAGAGGGGGCACGGGGGCTCCACAGAGGAGGACCCAGGACCCGGGAGAAGGGCTCGTGTCTCCCCAACTCCTCACGCACACCCTCACCTTATGATTCTCACGAGCAGGTGACGCCATCCACCCACCACAAGACAAGTCAGACGCCAGCAGTGATTAGTAAAAGAAATCCTCAGATATGGGGCTGGGCTCCGAGGGTCTGTCCTGTCGAGGACAGAACAGAAGGAACCAGTTCCCTGGGTGGACATCCAGGGTTCAGGAGTGATTGGGATCTGCTCTGACCTTGTGACCTCTTTGTCCAGAATTCCTACCCTCACACCCCCAACACTACACAGTGGAGAATCTCATCTGGCTGGGCATGGCTGGCTTGATCCTGCTGGGCCTCGGGATTCTGCTCTTTCAGGCTCGACACGGCCACGGAGGAACCCAAGATGCAGCCAGGAGCTGAACACAAGAGGAAACCATGCATCGTCCCGAGTGCTGGAGCCCTGGACATGACCTTACGTGCCCAGGAGGTTCTGCAAGAGAATCTGCAGCACGTGTTGTGTGAACTGTCTGACCAGGGAGGGAGAGACATGGTGTGGGTGCAGGAGAAGGTCTGGGAGCCCCTGTGGAGGACTGGGCCTCGGTTAACCATgctgccttccctccccaccagTGATGACTCTCCCTGACTGCCCCGTCCCCTCTCACCCCTGTGACGTGAGGCACACCCCACACGGCAGGTCTGTTTCCACACCTTACACACCTTCATGCTCTGGCCCACTTTCATGTAAtacagttgtttatttttaatttccacattGGCTGCTGTGTGCTATTGACCTCCATCCCTTCACTCAGAAACAGAATGTCGTTAAAGTAACTGAATAAATGGGTGAACTTGGGGTCCTGTTTCGAACAGATAAATCCAAAACTCTTCCCTAAAACTCTCTCTGGACCAGATGACACCTGGTATAGTTTCTCCAGAAACACCATTAGTGTGAAGGAACCACCCTGGCGTTTGAAGTGACAACCAGCTGCTGTGCTGGTAAACGGGCTTAGGAATTTATCATTTTGTAAAAAGCCCAGATGTGTGGCATTTGTCTCTTTCTTTAGTGTAAATACTCTCTTCGTGGCCAATCTCATGGTACCTGTATGAATGCACTGAAGGCAGAGTGGGGAAGTAATGAGTAGAATTGTCGTTCCCAAAGAACTGAGTCTGATCCAGCTGGAGCATAGCTCAGTGATGACCCCGATACACACAGATGTGTCCTCTATATAAAGCATCATGATTAGATCATTTCCACTTCAGCGTTATGCCCTTGTTTCCGTGAAATTATCATGCCCAAATCCTAGTCCCAGTTCTTTGCATCCTAGTCCATCCCCATGAgaggcaaaagagaaaacaatggaAATATCAGCTGTGGGAGAAAACACTGAGCACTTTAAATCCCAGTACATTATTGGTAGGTGTACTAATTGCCTCAGTCAATTTGGGGAGTAAATAAGAATTATCAGTTAAAAGGAAGAGACACACAGCTCTGACCCAGAGTTATATAACTTAGAGGAAAATGTGTACATAACCATGAGTATACATTCAGGAGAACTTTGACAGAGGGGTCGTTCATATTAGACAAAATCATAGAAACAAATCTCACCAAAAATGAATGGATTGTTATACATATGCAACCGAATTTTATAtgacagaaaaatacacaaagtGAAACTGCTACAATAATACAGATCAATTTTCAAGCATGATAGTCAATAAGTAAAGAAAAACTATAAGAGTATACTTCATTACATCAAATTCAAAAGCAGACAATGTGGGACCCaactaaacaaaataagaatttaaagaggaaaaataacaattgataccagagaaatacaaaaaatcataagagaatactataaaCAATTCTTTGCTAACAAACTGGaccacctagaagaaatggacacgtTTTAggaacatacagcccaccaaaactgaatcgaGAAGAAATAGTTAACTTTGAATAGACTGATCACTGCGACTGAAATAGAAtctggcactgacatatatacattaccatagacatatatacactaccaaatgtaaaacagatagctagtaggaagcagccacatagcacagggagctcaactttgtgaccacctagaggggtgggatagggagggtgggagggaaactcaagagggaggagatgtggggatatatgtatatgtatggctgattcactttgttatacagcagaaactaacacaccattgtaaagcaattatactccaataaagatgttaaaaaaaaaaaaaaaaaaacctccctgcaAACAAACATCCAGGACTGGATGACTTCATGAGAGAATTCTGCCAAACATAAAAAGAtcttatactgatccttctcaaacacttccaaaatatttaAGAGGAGGAAACAGTCCCAAAGGCATTGTATGAAGCCACAATCACCCCGATacccaaaaccagacaaagacactgccaaaaaagaaaattacagaccaatagttctgatgaatatagatgcaaaaatgcttaacaaaatattagcaaaccaaatccaacaacacataaaaagaatcatacaccatgatcaacttgGATTCATgtcagggtcacaaggatggttcaacatacacaaataaatcagtgtgatacaacgtatcaacaaaagaaaagacaaaaccgATTCCACACTAGGAACTCCAGTTGGAAGAGCCAGGTGCGAGGCCTCTTCACGTGGCCCCCTGTGAGCAAGTGAAACCAGactaaacacaaaggaaaaaaaaaaaaagccatctcaGCGCTGTGACTATTTTCAAGGCTACTGTTTTTCTCTGTGAAACACACTGTCTTTGGGGCAAAACAAGGAAGAAGCTGGTGATTCTCATGTGCAGCACAGAAGGAGAGCCACTGCAGGCCAGCCTCCCCAACTCTGAAGGCActccagctgtgtggctgacagggtcttgatgctccagccgagtgtcaggcctgagcctctgaggtgggagagctgagttcagagaccaccagagacctcctggccccgtgaaatatcaatcggtgagagctctccaagagatctccgtctcaacactaagacccagctccactcaacgaccagcaagctacagtgctggacaccccatgccgaacaactagcaagacaggaacacaatctcacctattagcagagaggctgcctaaaatcatactaagctcacagacaccccaaaacacaccaccagacacggtcctgcccaccaggaagacaagatccagcctcatgcaccagaacacaggcaccagtcccctctaccaggaagcctacgcaACTCACttaccaaccttacccactgggggcagacaccaaaaacaatgggaactatgaaccttcagcctgcaaaaaggagaccccaaacacagtaagttaagcaaaatgagaacacagagaaatacacagcagatgaaagagcaaggtaaaaacccaccagaccaaacaaatgaagaggaaataggcagtctacctgaaaaataattcagagtaatgacagtaaagatgatccaaaatcttggaaatacaatggagaaaataaaagaaacgtttaacaaggatgtagaagaactaaaaagcaaacaaacaatgataaacaacacaataaatgaaattaaaaattctccagaaggaatcaatagcagaaaaactgaggcagaagaatggataagtgtcctggaaaataaaatagtggaaataactactgcagagcagaataaagaaaaaagaatgaaaagaattgaggacagtctcagagacctctgggacaacattaaacgtaccaacattcaaattataggaatcccagaagaagaagtgcaaaagaaagggactgagaaaatatgtgaagagattatagttgaaaacttccctaatatgggaaaggaaatagtcaatcaagtccaggaagcacagagagtcccatacaggataaatcaaaggagaatcatgccaagacacgtattattcaaactatcaaaaaattaaatacaaagaaaaaatactaaaagcagcaatggaaaagcaacaaataacatacaagggaatccccataaggttaacagctgatctttctgcaggccagaagggagtggcgggacatatttaaagtgatgaaagggaaaaacttacaaccaagattactctacccagcaaggatctcattcagatttcacagaaaaatcaaaacctttacagacaagcaaaagctgagagaattcagcaccaccaaaccagcttcacaacaaatgctaaaggaacttctctaggcaagaaacacaagagaaggaaaagagctataataacaaacccaaaacaattaagaaaatggtaataggaacatacatatcgaaaattaccttaaatgtaaatggattaaatgctccaaccaaaagacatagactggctgaatggatacaaaaacaagacccatatatgctctcaacaagagacccacttcagacctagggacacatacagatgaaagtgaggggatggaaaaaggtattccatgtaaatggaaatcaaaagaaagctggagtagcaattctcatatcagacaaaatagactttaaaacaaagactattatgagagacaaagaaggacactacataatgatcaagggatgaatccaagaagaagatatagcaattataaatatttatgcacccaacataggagcacctcaatacataaggcaaatgttaacacccataaaaggggaaagcgacaataacacaataatagcaggggactttaacacccctctttcaccaatggacacatcaaccaaaatgaaaataaataaggaaacacaagctttaaatgatacattaaacaagatggacttaattggtatttataggacattccatccaaaaacaacagaatacactttcttctcaagtgctcatggaacattctccaggatagatcacatcttgggtcacaaatcaagccctggtaaatttaagaaaattgaaattgta
This genomic window from Mesoplodon densirostris isolate mMesDen1 chromosome 19, mMesDen1 primary haplotype, whole genome shotgun sequence contains:
- the LOC132480818 gene encoding leukocyte immunoglobulin-like receptor subfamily A member 6 isoform X1, whose amino-acid sequence is MTPSLTALLCLGLSVGLRTPVQPGTLPKPTIWAEPGSVIPWGSPVTIWCQGTPGAQGFRLNKQGSSAFWDAQSPLEPEDKGKFSIPHMTHSDAGRYHCYYFSPTAWSEHSDPLELVVTGAHSKPTLSALPSPAVTSGGNVTLQCGSWQGLDRFILTREGEPNSSWTLDTQRRPDGQARALLPVGPVTPSHRWTFRCHGFYRNTPQVWSAPSDPLELLVPGVSGKPSILTPQGPVVASGQSLTLQCRSDVGYDRFALSQEGGQALPQRPGRQPHAGLSQADFPLGPVTSTHGGRYRCYGGHNLSSEWSAPSDPLDILVAGRFPDTPSLSVQPGPVVASGENVTLLCQSGSKRETFLLSKEGAAQPPLRLRSKYRGRHFQAEFSLSPVTSAHSGTYRCYSSLSSNPYLLSHASAPLELAVSGDAIHPPQDKSDASSASHPQHYTVENLIWLGMAGLILLGLGILLFQARHGHGGTQDAARS
- the LOC132480818 gene encoding leukocyte immunoglobulin-like receptor subfamily A member 6 isoform X2 — translated: MTPSLTALLCLGLSVGLRTPVQPGTLPKPTIWAEPGSVIPWGSPVTIWCQGTPGAQGFRLNKQGSSAFWDAQSPLEPEDKGKFSIPHMTHSDAGRYHCYYFSPTAWSEHSDPLELVVTGAHSKPTLSALPSPAVTSGGNVTLQCGSWQGLDRFILTREGEPNSSWTLDTQRRPDGQARALLPVGPVTPSHRWTFRCHGFYRNTPQVWSAPSDPLELLVPGVSGKPSILTPQGPVVASGQSLTLQCRSDVGYDRFALSQEGGQALPQRPGRQPHAGLSQADFPLGPVTSTHGGRYRCYGGHNLSSEWSAPSDPLDILVAGRFPDTPSLSVQPGPVVASGENVTLLCQSGSKRETFLLSKEGAAQPPLRLRSKYRGRHFQAEFSLSPVTSAHSGTYRCYSSLSSNPYLLSHASAPLELAVSEFLPSHPQHYTVENLIWLGMAGLILLGLGILLFQARHGHGGTQDAARS